The genomic stretch GGAGTCCCTTGCAACGGGTTCCCCCCAAGTGCACCTGGTGGTGGAGTCAGCATTTGGCCAGTTGGGGGCAACATGGCATATgtcactggaatttgaaagctcGTTTGCCTTGCATGTCCGCCTGCATTCGGGTTGACCGGTTGGGTAGGTCGTGCATCTTGCCTCTGGTTGGATGTCAACTCGTTCATTAGGCTCCTGGATCGTTCCAATTGGCGACGTAGATCATCTTCAGGGAGTGTTTCAATTACATTGTCAGGGTGAGGTCCGACCAACCGAGTCGGGCTCCCCCTACGTGCATGAGTTTGGCTCAAACTTTTCCTACTGTTCGTCATtttaagatggataatagtgtgaagaaagaaaagataaagggatagaacagagtgactcgttcaatccccacagacggcgccaatgatagcgtaaatgtaaacgggcctacgattacgctacgaacacgtgtgttacgtgtggtgaaggatgccgctcggccggtcaatcggtcgctctaccggttgacgactgagcggtaagaagctatatcgctctacgggtgacgaacagtaacaaggagagagcaagagagacgaatgagcaaatcacaagtgtattagtgtagtactgatgagttatCCTCCCCCCAGCGAGGGGAATTAgccctatatttatacaaagtggattcactatgcacatggtgtctgatatgcaagtggagggcatatgggctgtcactccgcaaaatgcgcatcggtttgctcgaagtggttgagttactcgaggtgatgaaaacacggatcccttgttcccgtaaagttgtcggtcgtcacatcaagcaactgttgcgctcgtgagcctccaatccacaaggtgtgttgcttccgatcatgcggccgacggaccgggtgaccgtcgacggaccggttgggtgaccgttgacggacaggttgggtgaccgacggacaggtgatttacggactgactagtacatgtgcatatttacccatcaataGCTCATTGACCCATTAGGTGAGAGAATTCTAGTGTCTTTAAAGAGTGTGAAACTCTAACATTGTCACTGACaagatttaattatatttccttATAATGTCACTAAAAAATCAACTGAATTATCCCTGCAACCTCCGCATCCAACTTTCAACATTAAATCGCAATCGTAGCTGCACTACCACTGTtgcatatattaatatatatatatatatacacacacacacaagtggTTCCATTATATATGTGATTATAAATGTCGGCAAAGTCGGTGAGTCATCTCTAATGTTACTATCATGTGTCCCTTTCGTATATTCTGTAAAGTGAGTTTAAGATGATATATAAGACACCAAATCTTGTAAACCAAGCTAAGTGATGCACAGCGTTATTACCAATGGATAAGACTTGGAATACTATGCCCAAGTGAAACCGTActataattgattttaatttccATGCATTACGTGTTGAACCTTCATACTTAATTACTTTCTTTCCAACCATAATGAGTTAATGACCacgaactatatatatatatatatatatagttttctatttttattttgcaGTTAACATCGGATCACtgttattttacatttttacatgCCAGATTACATATATCATCTCTACATTATTCTTCAGCTGATTTATATAAATGCTCCAAAAtgattagttattttatttcaCACCTACAACAAATACGCGTTATAAGACACCAATGCAGAGCAATATCAAGATTcgattaatttaataattagataaattcaacttttcatttttaaattataagataattgtagaattcgtacCAAAGTGTAGCTGTGTGGGTTAtactcactttttgtccctaagatATCATTGGCGTGACACTTTTCGTCCTTTTAATAACTTTTCGTGCCACTTTTCATCTCTAAACAACACTTAGGTGAGAACGTGCGAActattacatgaatgcacacaatctatgTTGCATGTAAACAATGCATACAATCTACCCTAAAGCACACAATCTATCCTAAAgagttgttctcatttgaacgcaactatatattctttttgagtactactgactctgttaaaatgtgtatatatatagttgtcgGTTCAAATgataacaaccttataaagGTGAGGACTGATTTTAGCAGCCCATCAAGCTAATATAAGATTAATCAATAGTTAAGAGTTTTagtaataacaaaaaaaaatagggagttaattttattgtacaatatttataaaattaatcgcatcttcttcttttttttttcttttttttcatttgcCATCAACGGTTTATCTATCCAGGCTCAGATGGATGAATTGGACCGGTCCTTACTTTTTATGTGAGAGTTTAGCCTATTCTCGCATGTGAATAGTGGTAGTAGATTTTTTTCGTTACTCAAAACATGTAGATAGTGTGTGGGTTTCTCTCTTTACTCAAAAcacaataatgttatatataaaatataacaaatctACTCTTAAGTTGAATTCATATcatagtttttttatttttctttctttttgtttgtttgtttgtttgtttttaatgaaaaagaatataaacGCACTCGAATTTACCATGATGTTCTAAGAAATAAAACATTAACAAGACTATATATCTACTGCAAGTGGAAAAACACAGCTTTAATTTTCTTCATTGCCACTCCCATTGAAGCTTCACTTGTATCCCCATGCCCAAATAAACTAAGGTCATATCATATACAGTAAGGTTTAGTTCAATTATTTGATCCCTTAAATATgagtaagaaaataatatatttactcCCATAGAGTATATATAAATCCCGTCAcatgtacaaattttattagataaagaaaagtaaatgaaataaaaacagTGACTgactttattatttaaatcaatcaaaggTTGgccagttcttatatcgtggaccgcggtcccaaaacgacgtcgttttagtaagtgggagacggagcctcgtaattgacactacagttcattccaaaagatactgccttacatttgttttgatattatcgaatgaaactgtagttatatcaaaatgtatctgtagttgtgttgaaatgtaactgcagtgtatatgaaaagatactgaataacagtttcacatttgtgtttgatattatcgaatgaaactgtagttatatcaaaatgtaactgcagttgtgttgaaatgtaactgcagtgtatatgaacagatactgaataacagtttcacttttgtgtttttatattatcgaatgaaactgtacttatatcaaaatgtaagtgcagttgtgttgaaaggtaactgcagttgtgttgaaatgtaactgaagttgtgttgaaaggtaactgcagttgtgttgaaatgtaactgaagttgtgttgaaatgtaactgcagtatatatgaaaagaaagtgagtggcgcgaattcatccgtttgtttttattaatcaaaacgacgtcgttttgggaccgcggtccacaatgcattgtggaccacggtccacgatataatttgcgaaggTTGGCATCTCAGGATAGAGTAAAAAATAGCTTAAAATTGAGAGTAGATGTAATATTTAGGCAATTAGGCATATGAATAAATTAATCACTTCATTGTAAAAGGAATGAAGTTAATGTAGCATCTAATTACACATCTAGAAGGCAACTTTAATTTGatccaataaataaaattaatataaatttaaatttctatctttttgtttttacttcacATTATAACCacaacaattaaatttaagCACTCCCCCATATTTACACATTGACATTttttatgaattgaattttcttttttcttttttttttttataaaagagaAACAACTAACCACACAAAAATTACTACATCATAAAgtgactattaataattgtgtGATTTTGTATGGATGAGAAGCATTCAtctaaacataatattttatgcACCTTTTCATTTCAATCCAGAGTGAGTTGACGACATTTAGTTAAAATATAGCAGAGACAAATTGATGAGCCAACAACGAGGCCGTAACATTTGACTTGCTATATATATCAAGCATATAATATGGAGTAGTACAGTCCGCACGCAGTCTGCTGGTTTTGTTTAACGTAGTAATTAAAAACATCATAAAATCTGTGATGAGAATATGAAACTCGATAATGcatgattcatatatatattattaaaatctaGTACATACATACGTGATACgttcaaatgaaaatgacagaCATATATTGATGGCCACCAAAAAGCCACAACTTTTGCATTAAACAACGTAATATAACAGGTTGGAAAAGCCACTACGAAGCAGATGAGATGGGATAGATGGCTAATAGCCCGGCGCAGCGCTGGAATTGGACTCCACCGCCGCAACTAGGAGGCGACGACCAAGCTTCTCTATATCCGCCACCGGAACCGGAATCATCAGATCGCCGGAATCAGGGACGACGACGACGGGGACGTTATTATTGAAAGAAGAAACATACTCTTCTTCAAGTGGATCCTCACTACCCATCAGCTCGCCGTCGTCTTTTCCAGCTGAAACGTAACCACAAAAACACCTACCCCTCCATCAGATCAACACTCAAGAAAATTAAGCATTTGGAGGGACAACTCTAACTATATTACTCAAGTTACTAACTTGATAACCATAAGATTACAAGTTTGTTTTTAGTAGTTAAAAGCCATCAATTGGCCTTCTTGAAAAGATCAGTTATTAGCAACGTAATCTCGAGTGGCTTAATTATCTCCTTGTGGTACTTAACCGAGTCGGTTAGAATGAATTACAAGACGGGAATTACTCATCAGTACACTTTTAATACAGTGATCAGTACGAGTTTCCCTCGTGACCCAAAAACGAAAAGCTTTTGGAAATGAAAATAATGTATGGTAGGTGAAATTTCTGAACTCAATTAATCTAAGGAGGGACCAAAAGATATGAGAATTGAGTACCTATATGAGGTCCGTGGAGGGTTAGACGTGGCCCTTCTCCATTATCGAACACACCTGTGGCTTCAATAATCTCAACTTTAGTCGCTTCTACCATTATTAATGGGAATATTATTAGAGTAAAGAGCACAAATATTGTTTTTACATCCATGATGGAGAGAGAATAGAGATAGATTTCTGCTACTAAGAATAGAAATGATATGATCTTCACCTGCTtagattaatatatttatacaagttCCCACAGCCCAGGGGCTAAACCCGAAAGGCCggttaagtttattattattatacattgaATCAAATTCTGTTCGTGACTTTTACTGCATAATGCCATATAGCTCCACTCTTATCACTGTTACGTTGCATGTGTTATATTAATGTATACACAAGTGGACAAGTGGTtccattttaaattaaagataatATTATGGCCAGACAGAATTGGACTCCAGCTTTGGCTACATTATATACGTCACTAATATATGCCGGTTAGTCATGTATAATGTTACTATCATTCTTGTCCATTTCGTATTTTATAATGTGAGATTGGGATGATAAGACACCaaatatgtacatgcatatgGTCATCATCAGATCACCCAGCCTTAGGCGCACTCATTTTATGAGCTACTTGTTTTTAAGAAGACTTGGGAGGCCAagtaccttgtgctcagatggcatgtaatGACCTCCCTCATATGAGGTCATAAATTTGAGTCCCAGCCTCAGTGGAGGccttaaaatagaaaagaagacTTAGGGCCGATGTGGTTGTTGGCTTGTTGCATGTATATtgcatgtatatttatataaataatttaggaTTGTAAGCATCATACTTATTCCTTTATTATAGACTACTTAATACAATATTTtgttttgtgtatttattttcttattgtttaaaaaaaatatttagtatCAATCCAATTAATATTGATAATAAGAAACAAAACATCTGCATTAATGCTCAGGCAATGATGCATGATGCAAGCCAAATAAAAAGCATTATTAGTTTTTACCCATGTATATATGTAAGAAGTGGACTAAGAGCGAGCAACGTTAACTTCAAAGGTATcaagtttttttgtttgtataggAGAGGGGAtcggaaaaaaggaaaaataaaatgtattaaccTACTCCGCACCAAGATAAGTAACTTTTTGTAGGCCCCACAAACAACTTTGTATtactacaaaacaaaatttcttTTCTCTTGGTCTAAATGATATTGTACTGTATATACtgttatatatcaatttttattttttttaatgcatccttctctcatctctttttgaaaacaaaataaaccaTTCATTAATAAGCATCACCAAAAtatccatttacaaattacaactaCTCAAATATAAGCCCAAGATCAAATGCCTAGCCCAAAACCTTTCACAAGCACCCTAAATGGCTAAatgtaatttctttttaaaaaatttccttCTCTGATCATCCCAACAAACTTGCTGCCTAAACTATTTGCATGGCAGTTAACGGaacgttataccgtggaccagggtccacaatgctaTCTGGTCCGAAACGAGCCGCGCGtattacaagtttttttttttataaattaaaatataaatgtaatttgaacaacaacaaaaacagtaatgaagaagcaagaacaaaaaacacacacttgTTCATTAGATCACAAAAATACACACGACAAAaggtgaatatttaaacaacattgtgaaatttgaaaaacatggaacataagagataatacttgggcttatattctgtgtatcctaacattcgaatgcacaaacacatcacaacctgtgttactaacatgaatacacataacggttgcctagaatacacagaatgttgacacaaatacacagaactcatcctcctaacattcgaatgttactaacatgaatacacaaaatggttgcctagaatatacataacgtttgcctagaatacacataatattgacacaaaatacatagaactcatcctcctaacattcgaatgttactaacatgaatacacataacgtttgcctagaatacacataacacttgcctagaatacacaaaatatttgacacaaaatacacataactcatcctcctaacattcgaatgcacaaacacatcacaacctgtgttactgacatgaatacacagaacaattgtctagaatacacaaaatgattgcttagaatacacagaacgattgcctataatacacagaactcatctcctAACATTTTGATATGAAGTGCACAATGCATTAtacaccctggtccacgatataaattgccttagTTAACATCTGCTGTATAATTACTCGATCGATTCTATTCAGTTTGTGCGAGTTAAGCAAGGTAACAAGTAgtgatttttaataataataatggtggaaacattattttttatataaaaagaaattactcCCTCCGACCTATTTTGTTTATCTAGTTTAGATAATTAGGGTTGAttcaagttatttttaattcaactgTTTTTAATTCAACtgttcataatattaagtttagtattagtatataaaatttatatatttagatactacattaaaagtactattaaacataaaaaattaaatttaaaaataattaaaaattactaaaaaaatagtaatgaagAAATGGTTACTACCtaaacatgacaggtaaaatgaaaCAACGGAgtaatacatttaaatatatgtcaagaattatattcatattctttcaagtatatatttttttagaaaagtattccatttgtctcattttatctgtcttatttaatattcattgatcaaaccaattatttcttctttgtttattttctttagttttttttttttacttatgtttaaatttaattttttgtgtttaatagtaattttagtatagtttctaaatatataaattttgtatactaatactaaatttaatgttacaaaaaataaattaaaaataatttcaatcaagtTTTGTTAACTGAATTTGACCTATAAAATAGGACGGAAGGAGTATATGAATACTATTATAAACAGCTAAGCCGGGTTGATAACTTGATACATACGTACTGTTTTGTTGTGTACGTCCCGAAATGTTGTTTGGTTTAGCAACGTTACACATGCATTTGGTCaggcaatatatataatatatatacactaaaaatTTCGTGGAGAGTCTCTAGTTAGACATGGACATGTCTGAGGCGGTGGGACTATATATATGCTAGTTGCGCTGCAAGTGGAAAACCACCTTCACGCCTTCACTTGCCTATaacgaaaagtgtaatacttatgaggaATAAGAAGTTCAATAAATTATTCAACTACATACCAAATAATAATTCAGTCatcaaacttaaaaaaaatacaatttcatccCTAAATAATGCAAACTCatgcaattcaacaaaaaataacCTATTTACTTGAAAACATGATGACGTGACGGTTaccgaatttaaaaataattttaaataaaataattatttacataataaaaagaaaaacctaAGGTCCAGTTCATCTCGTCGGGCCGTCTCCTTGACCATGGAGACGCCCCGAGACAAAGCTGCCTTCATCTCCTTGCCATGGAGACGAAGCCGGCCCATTTGTAATTTCGTTTTCGGTCGGAGACAAAgggactttttttaaaaaaaataattattttatttaaaattatttttaaattcagtAATCGCTACGTCAGCATGTTCCCAGATAAACGAGTCATTTTGGGTTGAATTGCATGAGTTTGCCTTGTTCAGAgatccaattattattattattattattattattattattattattattattagttcaatgacctaattgtaGTTTAATTTGCAGTTAAATGACATACTAATTGTAGTTTATACTCTTAAGGCTGGCTATAAGCTTGCTACTGGTGTCATGTCGGGGAGGGGTTGGTTTTTCGTGCATGGTCATCTCTCTTGGAAGCTTTGTATCCCTCCAAAGTATGTCAATTTTCTTTGGAGATGTGCTAGAGCTATTCTCCCTGTTCGCACTACTCTTGCTAGTCGTGGTGTAAGTCTTGATCCCNccacgatataaattgccttagTTAACATCTGCTGTATAATTACTCGATCGATTCTATTCAGTTTGTGCGAGTTAAGCAAGGTAACAAGTAgtgatttttaataataataatggtggaaacattattttttatataaaaagaaattactcCCTCCGACCTATTTTGTTTATCTAGTTTAGATAATTAGGGTTGAttcaagttatttttaattcaactgTTTTTAATTCAACtgttcataatattaagtttagtattagtatataaaatttatatatttagatactacattaaaagtactattaaacataaaaaattaaatttaaaaataattaaaaattactaaaaaaatagtaatgaagAAATGGTTACTACCtaaacatgacaggtaaaatgaaaCAACGGAgtaatacatttaaatatatgtcaagaattatattcatattctttcaagtatatatttttttagaaaagtattccatttgtctcattttatctgtcttatttaatattcattgatcaaaccaattatttcttctttgtttattttctttagttttttttttttacttatgtttaaatttaattttttgtgtttaatagtaattttagtatagtttctaaatatataaattttgtatactaatactaaatttaatgttacaaaaaataaattaaaaataatttcaatcaagtTTTGTTAACTGAATTTGACCTATAAAATAGGACGGAAGGAGTATATGAATACTATTATAAACAGCTAAGCCGGGTTGATAACTTGATACATACGTACTGTTTTGTTGTGTACGTCCCGAAATGTTGTTTGGTTTAGCAACGTTACACATGCATTTGGTCaggcaatatatataatatatatacactaaaaatTTCGTGGAGAGTCTCTAGTTAGACATGGACATGTCTGAGGCGGTGGGACTATATATATGCTAGTTGCGCTGCAAGTGGAAAACCACCTTCACGCCTTCACTTGCCTATaacgaaaagtgtaatacttatgaggaATAAGAAGTTCAATAAATTATTCAACTACATACCAAATAATAATTCAGTCatcaaacttaaaaaaaatacaatttcatccCTAAATAATGCAAACTCatgcaattcaacaaaaaataacCTATTTACTTGAAAACATGATGACGTGACGGTTaccgaatttaaaaataattttaaataaaataattatttacataataaaaagaaaaacctaAGGTCCAGTTCATCTCGTCGGGCCGTCTCCTTGACCATGGAGACGCCCCGAGACAAAGCTGCCTTCATCTCCTTGCCATGGAGACGAAGCCGGCCCATTTGTAATTTCGTTTTCGGTCGGAGACAAAgggactttttttaaaaaaaataattattttatttaaaattatttttaaattcagtAATCGCTACGTCAGCATGTTCCCAGATAAACGAGTCATTTTGGGTTGAATTGCATGAGTTTGCCTTGTTCAGAgatccaattattattattattattattattattattattattattattattagttcaatgacctaattgtaGTTTAATTTGCAGTTAAATGACATACTAATTGTAGTTTATACTCTTAAGGCTGGCTATAAGCTTGCTACTGGTGTCATGTCGGGGAGGGGTTGGTTTTTCGTGCATGGTCATCTCTCTTGGAAGCTTTGTATCCCTCCAAAGTATGTCAATTTTCTTTGGAGATGTGCTAGAGCTATTCTCCCTGTTCGCACTACTCTTGCTAGTCGTGGTGTAACTATTCTCCCTGTTCGCACTACTCTTGCTAGTCGTGGTGTAAGTCTTGATCCCTCATGTCCTACTCTTGCTAGTCGTGGTGTAAGTCTTGATCCCTCATGTCCTTTATGTTTTTCTTACCCTGAATCAACATTGCATTTGTTTCTTCAATGTCAGCATACAAAGATTTTATGGGAGAACCAGTTTGCTATTCAAGCTTTTGGTGATATTGTTTGTTTTGAGGATTTCTTGTCTCATCTCATGGTGTCAGCAAATCCAGATTTAATGCACAAGGTTGTGGCATTGTGCTGGTCTATTTGGACTTGCCGAAATGCACTGGTATGGAACCAAAAAGCTTGGGACTCTAGGAATGTTTTACATATGGcttcttctttatttctttcctGGAGTGAGTTTATTATGCATGAGACCCAAGGCCCTGTTAATTCTTTGCATGCTGTCAGTGGTGATAATGATCTTGGAGACTTAATTCACATTCATGTTGACGCAACTGTTAATCCCAGTGAGGAGGATGGTTATGTCGCTGCTGTTGTTCATGAGGGGAATGGCGACTACTTGGCGGCTAGAAGTTCAAAAGTCAGGTGTTTACACGACCCCCATCTTGCCGAAGCTATAGCGATAAAGGAAGCTCTTTCCTGGGCTAAGGATTGCGATTGGCGGAAGATCATTATTTTTTCGGATTGTCAAGTGGTTTGCTCATTATTGAAGTCGGGTTCCCCGAATTTATCCTATGCTGGTTGTGTTCTTCAAGAATGTCTCAATCTTAAACGACATTTTGATTCTGTGTCGTTCAGTTTTATTCCTAGATCAGCGAATAAGTTGACTCACGCTTTAACTAGAGCTACTAATTCTCAGTCTGGTCCTCGTTTATGGTTTAATTCTATTCCTGATTGTATTCGACAtttgattaatgattaattcGTCTtggtttgttttcaaaaaaaagaagacatatTTGAATGTTATTCCTACTTATGAAAAACTTGATCCATCTCACCGATAAATAAGAATTCATTAGACAGTTGGTTTCATATGagttttttccaaaatattAATACATCCTTAAATTAATCACTCAATAATTTAAGTCAATGTCTCTCTTGATTTTACACTAATACTTCGTAATAACCGATATGTAACAATAAAAAATAGGGGTGGGAGGAGAACATATATAGAAGATGCCATCATTGTAAACAAGTTCATTGTACATTTTCTCCAGAATGCCAACTGAAAAGGGTGCTTTTAGTAGAGGTGAGGTTTGTATTTCTGTGTTTGGCATTGAAACACTATTCATATAATCATATCAGATGTTTACCTAAAGTTTATTTTGGCTTTTAACCAAGTGAAATAGTAAAGGTGGCCTAATAATACTAGCTCAAATGGTGTGACCAATCATCATAATATCTTGTTCTACCTTGTGAATTGACGTGGCTACTCACAATTTACCTCTTATAGTCACTCTTGGGCAATGATTTTGAAGGCATGTAATTTTCACATTTAacaacctctttttttttttttttttcgcaaaCAATTAACCACCCTCTATTGTGAATTCTattatactatattatataaGTCCTTTATATAGACTTTAAACGGACAACGGAAAAAAATGTACTGTAGCAATTTCAAACATGATAATCTGAGTCTGACTAAACATACTTAACAAATGGTTAGGTTCAATTAAGCTTAATAATACAGTTTTTCTATAAAATATTAAGTATTAGCATTCAATTGCAAGTTTAgtaaaaaaaacatcatttaatcaaacttttataatgtattttacactcatgtttcaattaaaaaatacttAACAAATGGTTAGGGTTTAAGCTTAATATATAAagttttcctttaaaaaattaagagttTGTATTAGGCTATCTTATCCCTGCAATACTATCTCAGTAACAAAAATATCATATcactaaatttacaatt from Ipomoea triloba cultivar NCNSP0323 chromosome 12, ASM357664v1 encodes the following:
- the LOC116000486 gene encoding uncharacterized protein LOC116000486 produces the protein MDVKTIFVLFTLIIFPLIMVEATKVEIIEATGVFDNGEGPRLTLHGPHIAGKDDGELMGSEDPLEEEYVSSFNNNVPVVVVPDSGDLMIPVPVADIEKLGRRLLVAAVESNSSAAPGY
- the LOC115999536 gene encoding uncharacterized protein LOC115999536; the protein is MVSANPDLMHKVVALCWSIWTCRNALVWNQKAWDSRNVLHMASSLFLSWSEFIMHETQGPVNSLHAVSGDNDLGDLIHIHVDATVNPSEEDGYVAAVVHEGNGDYLAARSSKVRCLHDPHLAEAIAIKEALSWAKDCDWRKIIIFSDCQVVCSLLKSGSPNLSYAGCVLQECLNLKRHFDSVSFSFIPRSANKLTHALTRATNSQSGPRLWFNSIPDCIRHLIND